The following proteins are co-located in the Brevibacillus laterosporus DSM 25 genome:
- a CDS encoding DUF2877 domain-containing protein, producing the protein MKDLLQINGMYSQSVHPLLQTDKPGYIHSVFQNGWNIGMGDGLIFIGSAKNGLLPFGIHLEDRFLPKLVSLIEQNEMVHFNDDMSALLFSKFCITLNPQHAYHLCVGPITRHPQSLLHLLDAFATELVMHSRPTGADISVEHFIQCNMMETFVCCSEREQKVLQLMDVALTENLSQIDEILRYWIGRGKGLTPSGDDMLVGLLAVDAVTEVLTDSFRLHLSRLVGREDLTTDISREYLKYALKRDFSSVVTDVLHSLLQNNSVSLNERTRELLRVGHSSGLDTAFGILIGLLIIRRNSNWHKKL; encoded by the coding sequence ATGAAAGATTTACTACAGATAAACGGGATGTACAGCCAGTCTGTACACCCTCTCCTCCAGACAGACAAACCGGGCTATATCCATAGTGTGTTTCAGAATGGATGGAATATCGGTATGGGAGATGGACTTATTTTTATCGGTAGTGCGAAGAACGGACTGCTTCCTTTTGGCATTCATCTAGAGGATAGGTTCTTGCCAAAGCTCGTTTCGTTGATCGAGCAAAATGAAATGGTTCACTTTAACGACGACATGTCGGCTCTTCTCTTTTCCAAGTTTTGTATTACATTGAACCCGCAACATGCATATCATCTCTGTGTTGGGCCGATTACGAGGCATCCGCAATCACTGCTCCATCTTTTGGATGCGTTTGCAACTGAGCTAGTGATGCATAGTCGGCCTACAGGAGCTGATATTTCAGTAGAGCATTTTATCCAATGCAACATGATGGAAACCTTTGTGTGCTGTTCGGAAAGGGAACAAAAGGTTTTACAACTGATGGATGTGGCTTTAACTGAGAACTTATCACAGATAGATGAAATTCTTAGGTACTGGATTGGAAGAGGGAAAGGTCTCACACCTTCCGGAGATGACATGCTGGTGGGACTGCTTGCTGTGGATGCAGTAACGGAGGTGCTCACGGATTCGTTCCGCTTGCACTTATCAAGGCTAGTGGGGAGAGAAGACCTGACAACAGATATCAGTCGTGAATACCTGAAGTATGCGCTGAAACGAGACTTCAGTTCGGTGGTGACAGATGTTTTACATTCTCTTCTACAAAATAATTCAGTCAGCTTGAATGAGAGGACTAGAGAACTGCTACGTGTAGGACACAGCTCGGGTCTGGATACAGCATTTGGCATACTGATCGGTTTGCTGATAATAAGGAGGAACTCAAATTGGCACAAAAAGTTGTAA
- the arcC gene encoding carbamate kinase — translation MAQKVVIALGGNAILQPKQQATYENQLENIRKSCEVIARIVKQGYEVIITHGNGPQVGNILRQQDEAKEVVPPFPLHVCSAESQGFIGYIMNQCLQNELQKLGLNNSVVSMLTQTEVSKEDPAFQNPTKPIGVFYSEEEAQRLAEEKGWIVKEDAGRGWRRVVPSPMPKSIIGADLIQSLTDQGTIVIAAGGGGIPVSRQSDGTLEGVEAVIDKDRSGYQLAQDVNADVFMILTDVQNVYVNYGKPNQKSLETISLEEAKQYADEGQFSAGSMGPKMESAIGFAEKGGTAVICSLDQADLALEGKAGTRITQVNLAQCK, via the coding sequence TTGGCACAAAAAGTTGTAATTGCACTCGGTGGCAATGCTATTTTACAACCAAAACAGCAGGCAACCTATGAGAATCAACTAGAAAATATCCGGAAAAGCTGCGAGGTAATCGCACGTATTGTCAAGCAGGGCTATGAAGTAATTATCACACATGGAAATGGTCCGCAGGTGGGAAATATATTGCGTCAGCAGGACGAAGCAAAAGAAGTGGTTCCGCCGTTCCCACTTCATGTGTGTAGTGCCGAATCTCAAGGCTTCATCGGCTATATAATGAACCAATGCTTACAAAATGAGCTTCAAAAGCTCGGACTAAACAATTCTGTAGTAAGTATGCTGACACAAACGGAAGTATCAAAAGAAGATCCAGCATTCCAAAATCCAACAAAGCCGATAGGTGTTTTCTACAGTGAAGAAGAAGCACAGCGCCTTGCAGAAGAAAAAGGCTGGATTGTTAAGGAAGATGCAGGAAGAGGCTGGCGTCGGGTGGTACCGTCTCCAATGCCTAAATCCATCATCGGAGCTGATTTAATTCAATCTCTGACTGATCAAGGGACCATCGTAATTGCTGCAGGTGGAGGAGGTATTCCTGTATCCCGTCAATCGGATGGAACCCTTGAGGGGGTGGAAGCGGTTATCGATAAGGATCGAAGTGGTTACCAGCTTGCCCAAGATGTGAATGCTGATGTCTTTATGATTTTGACTGACGTTCAAAATGTGTATGTGAACTATGGCAAACCAAATCAAAAATCACTAGAGACGATATCATTGGAAGAAGCCAAGCAGTATGCGGATGAAGGACAGTTTAGTGCAGGAAGCATGGGACCTAAAATGGAATCAGCCATAGGTTTCGCTGAAAAAGGAGGAACTGCTGTTATTTGTTCCTTGGACCAGGCGGATTTAGCTTTGGAAGGAAAAGCAGGTACTCGCATCACTCAAGTTAATCTGGCACAATGTAAATAA
- a CDS encoding DUF1116 domain-containing protein yields the protein MYGPYQTIDEANQAVIQKIIAGAPFLVDVVPAKSVVEELNGRVLLHAGPPIQFDDMTGPMQGACVGASLFEGWAANEEEAMTMLKQGDITFIPCHHVKAVGPMGGITSANMPLLVVENQTDGNRAYCTMNEGIGKVLRFGAYSEEVIQRLRWMRDVLGPTLSKALYQTENGLNINVMMAKAITMGDEFHQRNIASSLVFLKEISPYILQTDASEKDKFDVVKFLADTDQFFLNVAMATSKAVLDAARTIEHGTVVTAMSRNGKNFGIRISGMGDEWFTAPVNTPQGLFFTGYSQDMANPDIGDSAITEAFGVGGMAMVAAPGVTRFVGAGGFEDALATSNEMTEICIDHNPNFTIPTWNFQGICLGIDARKVVETGITPVINTGIAHKEPGVGQIGAGTVRAPLACFEKALEAYAQKLGLI from the coding sequence ATGTACGGACCATATCAAACAATCGATGAAGCAAATCAGGCAGTTATTCAAAAAATTATAGCCGGTGCTCCTTTTCTAGTGGACGTAGTTCCTGCTAAATCCGTAGTGGAAGAATTAAACGGGCGGGTGCTTCTTCATGCAGGTCCGCCAATTCAATTCGACGACATGACAGGCCCTATGCAAGGGGCATGCGTCGGAGCATCCTTATTCGAAGGATGGGCGGCGAATGAAGAAGAAGCGATGACCATGCTAAAACAAGGGGACATCACATTCATTCCGTGCCATCATGTCAAAGCTGTAGGGCCAATGGGCGGCATCACTTCAGCCAATATGCCGCTTCTGGTTGTAGAAAATCAGACAGATGGAAACCGTGCTTATTGCACAATGAATGAAGGAATCGGAAAAGTGTTACGGTTTGGAGCCTATTCTGAGGAGGTTATCCAGCGTCTGAGATGGATGAGAGATGTATTGGGGCCTACCCTCTCTAAAGCTTTATATCAAACCGAAAACGGCTTAAATATTAATGTAATGATGGCAAAGGCAATTACGATGGGAGACGAATTCCATCAACGGAATATCGCATCTTCCCTTGTATTTTTGAAAGAAATAAGTCCGTATATCCTACAAACGGATGCGTCCGAAAAAGATAAATTCGATGTGGTGAAATTCCTAGCAGATACTGATCAGTTTTTCCTGAATGTTGCTATGGCAACCTCTAAAGCGGTTTTAGATGCTGCAAGAACGATTGAACACGGTACCGTAGTAACAGCTATGTCAAGAAACGGAAAAAACTTTGGCATTCGTATCAGCGGTATGGGAGACGAATGGTTTACGGCCCCAGTTAATACGCCGCAGGGCTTGTTCTTCACAGGTTACTCCCAAGATATGGCAAATCCCGATATCGGTGATAGCGCTATTACAGAAGCATTTGGTGTTGGCGGTATGGCCATGGTGGCAGCTCCTGGTGTTACTCGTTTTGTGGGTGCGGGTGGATTTGAAGATGCGCTGGCAACCAGCAATGAGATGACGGAAATCTGCATTGACCATAACCCTAACTTTACGATCCCTACGTGGAACTTCCAAGGTATTTGCCTTGGTATCGATGCAAGAAAAGTAGTAGAAACAGGCATTACACCAGTAATTAATACAGGAATTGCACACAAAGAACCTGGGGTAGGTCAAATTGGTGCAGGTACGGTTCGTGCACCTCTCGCTTGCTTTGAAAAAGCTCTAGAAGCTTATGCCCAAAAACTAGGATTGATTTAA
- the fdrA gene encoding acyl-CoA synthetase FdrA → MLYSIIKQNSYQDSVNLMLLTNKISAMDGVKQASIMMGTPANKEIFQNTGMYTDELEKAGPNDMCIVIDTDNEEKVAEVLTTIEDELKNQAVSSSKQEFESVRTWDKAMQALPNANLALISVPGQYAAEEAEKALDRGLHAFIFSDNVAIEDELRLKQKAHEKGLLVMGPDCGTGILSGVPVAFANVVKEGNIGVVGASGTGIQEVTTLIDRLGGGVSHAIGTGGRDLSETIGAITMLDAIGGLEKHHATEVIVVISKPPAKEVRNQVVQLLQRISKPVVAIFVGEEPEAHEGSVYYAHTLEETAMIAVDLSKGREVKANYNILNIEAPKAELKPEQTTIKGLYSGGTLAYETAILMSKGLELGQLIHEDGYMLKAKGHEVIDLGDDKYTQGKPHPMIDPETRIHYIEQAASDESTAIILLDVVLGYGSHDDMAGALLPVIEKAQGSAKARGKNLYFVATVCGTEKDPQDYHEQKNKLEQAGVIVKESNNQAVRTALSMMGIQLKDKEKSLIPSEQYEQEDSKVSESIIKLLSGKPVVVNVGLKKFVHAVTSYGGSTVHFDWRPVAGGNERMRKILSLLK, encoded by the coding sequence ATGCTATATTCCATCATTAAACAAAATTCCTATCAAGATTCGGTTAATCTCATGCTCCTAACCAACAAAATTTCTGCGATGGATGGTGTAAAACAGGCATCCATTATGATGGGGACCCCTGCGAATAAAGAAATTTTCCAAAATACCGGCATGTATACGGATGAACTAGAAAAAGCGGGACCTAACGATATGTGCATCGTGATTGATACAGACAATGAAGAAAAAGTGGCTGAAGTGCTGACCACCATTGAAGATGAATTGAAAAATCAAGCTGTCAGCAGTAGTAAGCAGGAATTCGAGTCCGTTCGAACTTGGGATAAGGCGATGCAGGCTCTGCCTAATGCTAATCTAGCCCTGATCTCTGTACCTGGTCAATATGCGGCGGAAGAAGCAGAAAAGGCACTTGACCGCGGGCTACATGCTTTTATTTTTAGTGATAACGTTGCTATTGAGGATGAGCTACGACTGAAACAAAAAGCGCATGAAAAAGGGTTGCTGGTCATGGGACCTGACTGCGGAACTGGGATTCTATCCGGTGTTCCGGTAGCTTTCGCTAACGTGGTGAAAGAAGGGAACATCGGTGTTGTAGGTGCCTCAGGAACTGGCATTCAAGAGGTAACCACGCTTATTGACCGCTTGGGCGGAGGAGTAAGCCATGCAATCGGAACTGGCGGACGTGACCTCTCTGAAACAATCGGGGCAATTACGATGTTAGATGCTATTGGAGGACTTGAAAAGCATCATGCTACTGAAGTGATCGTAGTCATTTCAAAACCTCCTGCCAAAGAAGTTCGTAACCAGGTGGTTCAGCTTTTGCAACGTATATCAAAACCGGTAGTCGCTATTTTCGTAGGCGAAGAGCCTGAAGCGCATGAAGGTAGTGTATATTATGCCCATACGCTGGAAGAGACTGCCATGATTGCTGTGGATCTGTCTAAAGGCAGAGAAGTCAAGGCGAATTACAACATATTGAATATAGAAGCTCCGAAAGCTGAGCTGAAACCAGAGCAAACCACAATTAAAGGTCTGTACTCGGGTGGTACGCTTGCTTATGAAACCGCTATCCTTATGTCAAAAGGGCTTGAATTGGGACAACTCATTCATGAAGACGGGTATATGCTAAAAGCTAAAGGTCATGAAGTAATCGACCTAGGAGATGACAAATATACACAAGGCAAACCTCACCCGATGATTGATCCGGAAACGAGAATTCATTACATTGAGCAGGCAGCTTCAGATGAATCCACAGCGATTATTTTACTGGATGTCGTTTTAGGATACGGTTCCCATGACGATATGGCAGGTGCACTACTGCCTGTCATTGAGAAAGCACAAGGTAGTGCCAAGGCAAGAGGCAAAAACCTGTATTTCGTGGCAACGGTGTGCGGAACTGAAAAAGATCCGCAAGATTACCACGAGCAAAAGAACAAGCTTGAGCAAGCTGGCGTTATTGTTAAAGAGAGCAATAATCAGGCTGTTCGGACAGCTCTGTCAATGATGGGCATCCAGCTTAAGGACAAGGAGAAATCATTGATTCCTAGTGAGCAGTATGAACAAGAAGATAGTAAGGTTTCTGAATCTATCATCAAGCTATTGAGTGGAAAACCGGTAGTAGTGAATGTAGGACTCAAGAAATTTGTACATGCAGTAACTAGCTACGGCGGAAGTACGGTGCATTTTGACTGGCGACCGGTAGCTGGAGGAAATGAAAGAATGCGTAAGATTTTGAGCCTACTCAAGTAA
- the allD gene encoding ureidoglycolate dehydrogenase — MRVSRQNLKELITSKLHKAGLTEEHAEGVADVLVHADIRGIHSHGAMRVEYYAERIAKGGLNTDPKFTFEKTGPCTAVFDGDNGVGHVASKQAMDEAIKMAKENGVAVVGVRRIGHSGALSYFVRQAAKSGMIGISMCQSDPMVVPFGGSEPYYGTNPIAFAAPSHDKRIMTLDMATTVQAWGKILHARSKQESIPDTWAVDKEGHPTTDPFRVKALLPIAGPKGYGLMMMVDVLSGILLGLPFGDKVSSMYHDLTEYRNLGQLHLVINPAFFTDPDMFKKYISTTMDDLNQIKPAPGFKQVLFPGQNNDMIQEEFEKNGIEIVDEVYEFLVSDIVHRNSYDHKDPFAK, encoded by the coding sequence TTGAGAGTATCCAGACAGAATTTAAAAGAGCTGATTACAAGTAAACTGCACAAAGCTGGTTTAACGGAAGAGCATGCTGAAGGTGTGGCGGATGTTCTGGTCCATGCCGACATTAGAGGCATTCATTCCCATGGTGCCATGCGTGTAGAATACTATGCAGAACGGATTGCAAAAGGCGGTTTAAATACTGATCCGAAGTTTACATTCGAGAAAACGGGTCCCTGCACAGCAGTATTCGACGGGGATAATGGAGTAGGTCATGTGGCCTCTAAGCAAGCTATGGATGAGGCTATCAAGATGGCTAAAGAAAACGGAGTAGCCGTTGTTGGCGTCAGAAGAATTGGACATAGCGGAGCTCTTTCCTACTTTGTACGTCAGGCTGCAAAATCCGGAATGATTGGGATTTCTATGTGCCAATCTGATCCGATGGTTGTTCCCTTCGGCGGTTCTGAGCCATATTACGGTACCAATCCGATTGCTTTTGCCGCACCTAGCCATGATAAGCGTATTATGACACTGGACATGGCGACAACGGTACAGGCTTGGGGAAAAATTCTTCATGCCAGATCGAAGCAGGAATCTATCCCGGATACATGGGCGGTAGATAAAGAAGGCCATCCAACAACAGATCCTTTCAGGGTAAAGGCCCTGCTTCCGATTGCCGGTCCAAAAGGATATGGCTTAATGATGATGGTGGACGTGCTTTCAGGTATTCTGCTCGGTCTTCCATTTGGGGATAAAGTCTCCTCGATGTACCATGATCTGACTGAATATCGGAATCTTGGTCAACTTCATCTTGTCATTAACCCTGCCTTCTTTACTGATCCAGACATGTTTAAAAAGTATATTTCTACTACCATGGACGATTTGAACCAAATCAAGCCGGCACCCGGTTTTAAACAGGTGCTTTTCCCTGGACAGAATAATGACATGATTCAGGAAGAATTTGAGAAAAACGGCATTGAAATTGTAGATGAGGTGTATGAATTCCTGGTTTCAGACATCGTTCATCGAAACTCCTATGATCATAAAGACCCTTTTGCCAAATAA
- a CDS encoding DUF2167 domain-containing protein, with protein sequence MRAKSIYSIILILLITIFTTSVYAVENLKWVSGGTKVDVGDRLATFKVPDQLAYLNKEDTITVQKQFGNSASSREIASVYPTSDQENWYVVIEYDEVGHIMDDEQNNIDKDAILKSYKEGTEEHNKERKPEEQIHVVGWDVPPSYNAKTHTLQWSMLAEDNQKNPIINYNLRLLTRKGYVSFILVSDPATLAKDKKILTEQILPQFQLKEGNRYSDYDASTDKLADYGLTGLVLGGLGLAVAKKVGFLALILIFLKKAWIVVVLVLGGIFKVVSNIFKKKKDHTLETSNDSQAETNPNSSSEKSPTVDSNESSVPSNQTDSTSSSNDNSKTM encoded by the coding sequence GTGAGAGCGAAAAGCATTTATTCAATCATTCTTATTTTACTTATTACCATTTTTACTACTTCGGTTTATGCAGTAGAGAATCTAAAGTGGGTGAGTGGGGGGACGAAAGTTGATGTAGGCGATCGTTTAGCTACTTTTAAAGTCCCAGATCAACTCGCTTATTTGAACAAGGAAGATACGATAACGGTTCAAAAGCAGTTCGGGAACTCAGCATCATCACGTGAAATTGCAAGTGTGTATCCTACTTCGGATCAAGAAAATTGGTACGTAGTCATAGAATATGATGAAGTAGGTCACATCATGGATGATGAGCAAAACAATATCGATAAAGATGCGATCCTGAAGAGTTACAAAGAGGGAACAGAAGAACACAATAAAGAACGCAAGCCCGAAGAGCAAATTCATGTAGTAGGGTGGGACGTGCCCCCTTCCTATAACGCAAAGACACATACCTTACAATGGTCGATGCTTGCGGAAGATAATCAGAAAAACCCGATTATTAACTACAACCTGCGATTGTTAACACGAAAAGGGTATGTTTCTTTTATTCTTGTATCTGATCCAGCCACATTGGCGAAGGATAAAAAGATTTTGACTGAACAAATTTTACCGCAGTTCCAATTGAAAGAAGGAAATCGGTACAGTGACTATGATGCTTCTACAGACAAGTTAGCTGACTATGGTTTAACTGGACTTGTTCTAGGTGGATTAGGCTTGGCTGTTGCCAAAAAAGTAGGTTTTCTTGCACTTATTCTTATCTTTCTGAAAAAAGCATGGATTGTTGTCGTTCTTGTGTTAGGTGGTATCTTTAAAGTAGTCTCCAACATTTTTAAAAAGAAAAAGGACCACACGTTGGAGACATCCAACGATTCGCAAGCAGAGACTAATCCTAATTCTTCAAGTGAGAAGTCTCCAACAGTAGACTCAAATGAGTCATCGGTTCCATCTAATCAGACTGATTCTACATCTTCTTCAAACGATAATTCGAAAACGATGTAA
- a CDS encoding glycerophosphodiester phosphodiesterase family protein — MKLIKKLLKRKVIWILLVLFVFIYGNNSSLLANRHEGSPLLLAHRGLAQTFSMEDITNETCTAERITTPEHPYLENTIPSMEAAFKAGADIVEFDVQWTKDNNFVVFHDWTLECRTNGKGVTRDYTTQELQRLDIGYGYTADGGKTYPFRGKGINVMPTLDEVLNHFPDRSFLIHIKSNDTNEGIQMAAYLQKLPASRLDQLTVYGGDKPIAAIKERIPSLRTMSKASMKKDLLSYIAIGWTGYVPSSLKHGELHIPDKVAPWLWGWPNRFLNRMDEVDARVIIVGGDGGGFSSGFDSHEDIKRLPNNYSGGIWTNRIDKIAPLYK, encoded by the coding sequence ATGAAACTGATAAAGAAACTGCTTAAACGTAAAGTTATCTGGATACTTCTTGTCCTATTCGTATTTATTTATGGTAACAATAGCTCTTTGCTTGCGAATCGACATGAGGGCTCTCCTCTTTTACTTGCTCATCGAGGGCTTGCTCAGACCTTTAGTATGGAGGATATCACTAACGAAACATGTACAGCTGAACGGATTACGACTCCAGAGCATCCTTATTTAGAAAATACAATCCCTTCTATGGAGGCTGCTTTTAAAGCTGGTGCGGATATAGTGGAATTTGATGTTCAATGGACAAAAGATAACAATTTTGTTGTTTTCCATGATTGGACCCTTGAGTGTCGTACAAATGGGAAGGGGGTCACAAGAGATTATACAACCCAAGAATTGCAACGACTTGATATTGGGTACGGGTATACGGCTGATGGTGGTAAAACATATCCATTTCGAGGTAAAGGAATTAATGTAATGCCAACATTAGATGAAGTACTGAACCATTTTCCCGATCGTTCTTTTTTGATTCATATCAAAAGTAATGATACCAATGAAGGAATTCAAATGGCTGCGTACCTTCAAAAACTACCAGCTAGCCGTCTTGACCAATTAACGGTGTATGGTGGAGATAAACCAATTGCTGCGATAAAGGAACGTATTCCTAGTTTACGAACCATGTCAAAGGCTTCGATGAAAAAAGATCTTCTTAGTTATATTGCAATAGGATGGACTGGTTACGTTCCCTCTAGTCTAAAGCATGGCGAGTTACACATACCGGATAAAGTCGCTCCGTGGCTATGGGGTTGGCCGAATCGTTTTCTGAATCGGATGGATGAAGTGGACGCACGAGTCATTATTGTAGGTGGAGATGGGGGAGGATTTTCAAGTGGATTTGACTCTCATGAAGATATTAAACGACTTCCAAACAATTATTCGGGTGGGATATGGACAAATCGGATTGATAAAATAGCACCTTTATATAAGTAG
- the allD gene encoding ureidoglycolate dehydrogenase: MRVSKQELKGLITRKLHKAGLTEEHAQGVADVLVHADARGVHSHGAMRVEYYAERIAKGGTNTYPTFTFEKTGPCTAIFDGDNGAGHVAAKVAMDEAIAMARENGLAVVGVRRIGHSGALSYFVQQAAKEKMIGISLCQSDPMVVPFGGSEPYYGTNPIAFAAPSSDDEMITFDMATTVQAWGKILHARSKNEMIPNTWAVDKEGHPTTDPFQVNALLPIAGPKGYGLMMMVDILSGILLGLPFGNKVSSMYHDLTEYRNLGQLHIVINPTYFTSLTGFLQNITNTMGDLNQMKPAPGFKEVSYPGQRSKIREEESEMNGIEIVDDVYDYLVSDVVHKNQYDNKDPFAK; the protein is encoded by the coding sequence ATGAGAGTAAGCAAGCAAGAGCTGAAGGGTTTAATCACCCGCAAACTCCATAAAGCCGGATTGACGGAGGAGCATGCACAAGGAGTAGCTGACGTTCTGGTACATGCCGATGCAAGAGGTGTTCATTCTCATGGTGCCATGCGTGTAGAATACTACGCTGAACGGATTGCTAAGGGCGGTACCAATACGTATCCTACCTTTACATTTGAAAAAACAGGTCCTTGCACTGCTATTTTTGACGGTGACAATGGAGCAGGGCATGTAGCGGCGAAAGTAGCGATGGATGAAGCTATCGCAATGGCAAGAGAAAACGGACTTGCGGTTGTTGGTGTTAGAAGAATCGGTCATAGCGGAGCCCTATCTTATTTTGTACAGCAGGCAGCCAAAGAGAAGATGATTGGAATCTCGCTCTGTCAGTCTGATCCGATGGTTGTACCATTTGGTGGCTCAGAACCTTATTATGGAACAAATCCGATTGCCTTTGCTGCACCTAGTAGTGACGATGAAATGATTACTTTTGATATGGCGACAACGGTACAGGCTTGGGGAAAAATTTTACATGCCAGATCTAAAAATGAAATGATCCCAAATACATGGGCAGTAGATAAAGAAGGCCACCCAACGACAGATCCTTTCCAAGTGAACGCGTTGCTGCCGATCGCCGGACCTAAAGGATACGGTCTAATGATGATGGTCGATATACTATCCGGCATTTTACTCGGACTGCCGTTCGGGAATAAGGTATCCTCTATGTATCATGACTTGACAGAATACCGAAATCTGGGACAGCTTCATATCGTAATTAATCCGACTTATTTTACAAGCCTAACTGGATTTTTACAAAACATTACGAATACGATGGGAGATTTGAACCAGATGAAACCTGCCCCCGGTTTTAAAGAAGTATCTTATCCGGGACAGCGTAGTAAAATTCGCGAGGAAGAGAGCGAGATGAACGGGATCGAAATCGTGGATGACGTGTATGATTATTTGGTTTCGGACGTTGTTCATAAAAACCAATACGACAACAAGGACCCATTTGCAAAGTAA